From a single Miscanthus floridulus cultivar M001 chromosome 8, ASM1932011v1, whole genome shotgun sequence genomic region:
- the LOC136474799 gene encoding uncharacterized protein → MAENTHGSGRRALGDLTNVLCKRPAASDLEKSTGGIKIRRIEKDTGTGKGFDENAKTSSRGKGIVFGHLFDGVAKENFERPSIFQNTRVQHMAAEAAGLLSKEASDLKNHCVSIDSFDLSDKDQDSSLESEGDYDDEDNDEMNGELPRHFCSSELANKTSTNDGECLTQEEIVGSSGNQKPLSSLDATAGGDMPSSSVQHASMRTGGLEEVFATKSCACSFCLKAAFMWMDLHYQDARSRLSVLKKNIKFARLLEEKSRGSEYAANVAGYNSKRAVGMEFELSQQQRSLFLYTENALVRESTQLHSTFVKLKELRENCKTNLETISKSSMRK, encoded by the exons ATGGCAGAAAACACTCATGGTAGTGGTCGACGCGCGCTTGGGGACTTGACAAATGTCCTTTGCAAGCGACCAGCCGCATCAGATCTGGAGAAGAGTACGGGTGGGATAAAGATCAGACGGATTGAAAAGGACACTGGGACTGGGAAAGGGTTTGATGAAAATGCAAAAACCAGCAGTAGAGGGAAGGGAATTGTATTTGGGCATTTGTTTGATGGTGTTGCCAAAGAGAATTTCGAAAGGCCTTCTATCTTTCAGAACACTAGGGTTCAACACATGGCTGCCGAAGCAGCTGGGCTGTTATCCAAGGAGGCCAGTGACTTGAAGAACCATTGTGTGTCAATCGATTCATTTGATCTCAGTGATAAGGATCAGGATTCTTCGCTGGAATCTGAAGGTGActatgatgatgaagataatgatgagatGAATGGTGAACTGCCACGCCATTTTTGCAGCTCAGAGCTAGCTAATAAAACATCAACAAATGATGGCGAGTGCTTGACTCAGGAGGAGATAGTTGGGTCATCAGGAAATCAGAAGCCTCTGTCTTCATTGGATGCTACGGCAGGTGGTGACATGCCAAGTTCTAGTGTTCAGCATGCTTCTATGAGAACTGGGGGTTTGGAAGAAGTTTTCGCCACAAAATCTTGTGCTTGTTCTTTCTGTCTTAAGG CTGCTTTTATGTGGATGGATCTCCATTATCAGGATGCAAGAAGCCGGCTTTCTG TATTGAAGAAAAACATCAAGTTTGCCAGGTTGTTGGAGGAAAAAAGTAGAGGAAGTGAATATGCTGCCAATGTAGCCGGATATAACTCAAAGCGAGCTGTGGGAATGGAGTTCGAACTATCTCAACAACAGAGATCACTCTTTCTTTATACAGAAAATGCCCTTGTCCGCGAGTCAACACAGCTT CATTCTACTTTTGTGAAGTTGAAAGAATTGAGAGAGAACTGCAAGACAAATCTTGAGACAATCAGCAAGTCTTCAATGAGAAAATGA